GCCATCCTCATATTGTGTTCCAATTCCAAAGCATCCCCAGAGGCAAGAGACAACTGGAACCAAATAGCAAAGAAATGCATATGGCATATACTCAACTGTCGCAACCCCAAGGCATGATGCAAATGTTACACCACAGAGTCCCCAAGGCACTAACGGGCTTGTACAAGTTGCGCCATCTTCACATACACGAGAACAGATTTGATTTTTGATATGAAGCTTTTTATAAGCAGGAAGCATCAGCCGTCCAGGCAGAAGAATTGCAACCATCTGGGATCCAGAGAGGAAGTTCACAATAATCCCAAAAATATTGTGGGAAATAATGACTCCTTTTGCCGTGGTCGTAAATTTTTTGAGTTTTTCAAGCAGAGACTCCATAACTCCTGTTTTCTCAAGAATTCCGCCAAAGGGCAATGCAATGTACCCCAGTGAGCAGGTCCACAGCATGTTCTGAATACCGCCGCGATTCAACAGCCTATTCAAAAATTCATTTCCCGTATCAATGCTGAATCCATAGTTCATTGTGCTCATCATTTCACCAAAGCTGTATCCCTTGACAATCATGGCAATGATCATTGCAACGATAGACGCGATTACCATAGTCGCAAGGGCACTTTTCTTTTTGATTGCCAAGAACAGGACGACGGCAAGGGGAATCAATGAAAGAAGCACATGTCCAGCAGAAACGCTCCAATTTGCAGAAACGCCTTTCAGGATTGCGTCAAAAGCCTCCTCATTGATAGAATCTGCTGAATAGCGCATTCCGATCAAGAAATAAATGATGATGCACACAATATAAGCCGGGAACGTTGTGACCATCATTGCCTTAATATGGTCAAAAATATTGCATTCGGCAACCGCCGGCGCAAGATTGGTGGAATCAGAGCAGGGCGACATTTTATCGCCAATTACTGCACCGGAAATCACGGCACCAGCCGTAATAGGAGCCGGAATGCCCAGTCCTTCTCCAATCGCCATAAAGGCTACGCCAAATGTACCGCCTGTTGTCCAGCTGGATCCGGTTACAATTGAGCATACAGAGCAAACCAATGCGGCAGTAACCAGAAAAAATTTGGGATTAATAATTTTCAGACCATAATAAATCAATGTCGGAATTGTACCGCAGGCAATAAGGGTTGAGATCAACATGCCAATAAACATCAAGATCAGCATCGGTATGATCGCGATGGAAGAGCCATGGACAATACCCTCTTCAATCGTCTCCCACTTAGTGCCTGTTGCCATAAGGATTACCGCAGTAAACACTATGGCAAAAATCATCGTCATATGAACGTCGGGGGATCCATATACGATCAGCTGCGCCACAAGAATAACGGAAAGAAATATAACAATTGCCAAGCTAACCCAAAACGGTGGCCTTTTAACCATCTCGGAATTCGAGGTTTTAGTTTCTTCCATAATAACGCTCCTTTTCTCATTATCTTCAATCAGTGATTTCTGGTAAATGATTTCAAGAGATATACGGTTTATCTATAGGTGTACGCCAAGAGTACGCCAAACCAGTCAATTCCTGCTGAGGGTTACGTATCAGCTTTATATTTCAGATCAGTGCTTGCCATATCGAAATAGGTATTTGGTAAATCGTGTAAAACCTTTCACTGCTGCAATTTGAAGATCACCAGTTGTGATTGCTCCCCAAATAGATCAGTATTCCGGCAATCAGGCGGTTTCTCCACCATCGATGGGAATGTGCTGTCCGGTGATATACTTTGCCTCGTCAGAGGCCAGGAAAGCATACAGCGCGGCCACCTCCTCGGGTGCAGCGTGCCGTTTCATGGGAATCGCCTCGTTGACCGCAGCCATCATTTCCTCAGTGTACTCAGCACGCTGCATAGGAGTCAGCACATAGCCGGGGCAAACGGAGTTGACCCGGATGTAAGGGGCAAATTCCAGCGCCAAAGTACGGCTGAATAAGATTACTCCAGCTTTCGATGCGTTATAATCTGCATAGTAGCGATGGGCTTCCATGCCATTGGTGGAGGCAGTCATCAGGATAACGCCGGACTTCTGAGGCAGCATGCGCTTAGCGGCTTCCATCGAGCATAAGAACATGCCATCCAAATTGATGCCCATGACCTTGCGCCACTGGGCAAAATCAGTCTCCATAAAGTCCTTGCGGATGCTGATTCCCGCATTGGAGACCAGAACATCAATGCCCCCGATCAGCGCATCCACTGTTTCAAACCCTCTGACAACACTTTCTTCACTGCTGACATCTACAGTAGCAGTACCAGCCAAACCCGAAATTTCTGTTTTGAGAGTCTCCAGAGCCTTGGCATTGATATCAAAGGCAACTACTTTAGCCCCCTCATCCACAAAGCGTTGTACGGTTGCCTTGCCGATGCCGCTGGCACCGCCAGTGACAACCACTCTCTTCCCTTTTAATTCCTCGTATTTCTTAACCATTTATAATCCTCCTATTCTTTTCACCAAATACCTATTTTGTCTATCGTGTTAACAGGAAAAATCAGTTTCTGGCAGAATCCGGCTTTTGCTGCCTATCTGAATGCTGTTTGCAGGGGGTGATTTGTTTATTTGGCTCAGTCTCTTCCGCCGTAATAGCTGCCTAAGGTATCCGCCGCCAGAATCGCGTTATAGATCAGTTCCGGTGTGGCCTTGAAAGGCTCGTTGGACATGATTTTGCGGCCGCAGGCACGCTCGGCGGCCAGCATCAATCTGTCGCGGTCCGCCTTGGCGTCGATGCCAAAGTCCTTCAGGCAGACAGGCAGGCCCAGCGCGTTGGTCAGCGCCACATAGTTCTTGACCTCATCCGCCGGATACTGACCCAGAACGATCTCTCCAAGGGTGGTAAAGGCCACGATCTCGCCGTGCTTGAAGGACTGGAGCTCCTCAAAGGTGTTCAGCATGCCGGTATCGATGGCATGAGCCGCTGCGCAGGAGGGACCTTCAAAGCTCAGGCCGGCCATCAGCAAAATGGCCTCCACCACCCGCTCAAAGGCAGGTGTGACCACTTTGGTCTCGCAGGAGCGGCGGGCCTCCAGGCTGTATGTAAAGAGGTTTTCCTTGCACGCCTTGGTCAGGACAGAGATGGTATGGGTACGGGCGCCGCCGTCCACCACCTTGGCTCTGGACTTATCGCAGGCCTCGCCCTCATACCAGGCCGCCAGCGCATCGCCGATGCCCGCCATCAGATGAGCCGGGGGCGCGGTGACGATCAGGTCCGTATCCACCAGCGTCAGATGGGGGTTGGCGGGGAATTCCAGCTCCACATCGAAGGTATGCTGTTCCGTATAGACCACAGAGGAGGAGGAGATGGGCGCGGTGCTACTGACCGCGGTGGGCACCACCACCAACTTGCAGTCACACTGGAAGGACGCCGCACGGGATGCGTCCACCACTTTGCCGGCGCCCAGGCCGATGATGGTGTCCCGGTTTTCCTCCTTGGCCTGTTCGGCAATCCGGGCAATCTCTTGATGGGTGCACTCTCCGCCAAACATCATTTTGACGCAGTCCACTCCGTGATCGCTCAGGCTCTGGCAGATGGTATCGGCACCCAGGGAGAAGGAAATCTCATCTCCCACCAGCAGGGCCCGCTTGCCGATCTGTTCCACATAGTGGCCAATTTCCTTCAGAGCGCCCTGGCCCTGGATATACTTGGGGGGAAATACGATTGCCTGAAACATAAACGATTCCTCCTATACCCGATTCAATGACTTGCGGCCAGTCCGGCTGATTCGAGCGCCGCCGCACTGCCCTGATAGTCCTCACTGGCGATACGGCCGTATCGCCAGTGAGGGCAGTTTTTATTCCGGTAAGAAACCTGTTATACCTTCTCCAGACTCTGGATGGGCTTGCTGATCCAGGGCTTATGAATTTCCCTGGGCTCCACAAAGTCGGGGTCGTCGATCTCCTTCATCAGCTCCTCAGGATTCTTGCGGGCAATGGTAAAGCCCGTATAGCCGTAGATGATTGAGAAGATTCCGCAGGACCAGTTGAGGAAGCAATATGGACCGTAGACCAGCGGTCCCACGCCAAGGAAGCCGGTCATGATGATGGCGCAGGTATTCCACGGCACCAGCGGCGATGTGATGGAACCCACATCCTCGCAGATCCGGGAGAGGTTCTGCATCATCATGCCCCGCTCGGCAAAGGGTCTGCGGTACATTCTGGCAGTCATCACGATGGCCACATAGTTGTCGGCCGCCACGATGTTCAGCAGCAGGCAGGTCAGGACCGCGCACAGGTACACAGTGCCGTCGCGCCGCACACGCTTCAAAATCGCGTTGATGATGGTGCGCAGCATGCCGGACACATCCATAACGCCGCCAAAGGCCAGCACGCAGATGATGAAGGACACGGTCCACATCATGGAATCCATGCCGCCACGGGTCAGCAGCTGATCCACGGCTTCAATGCCGGTCTCGCTGACATAGCCGTAGTGGAGCGCGTCGATGATATCCGCCAGGCCATGGCCCTGAATGATGGAGCAGATGGCGCCCAGGATGGAGACGCCCAGGATGCCGGGCAGTGCGGGGACCTGGAAGATGATCATCAGGATCACCAGCGCCATGGGCAGAAGCAGCCAGGGGGACAGCTGGAAGCTGCCCGCAATGCCGTCCAGCATGGCGTCGATGGCACCCATCTCCAGCGCGCTGGTGGGAGCGTATCTGAGGCCAAGGACAGTGAACATCACCCAAGTGAACACCACGGCCGGAGTGACGGTCCAGACCATGTGGCGGATATGGACAAAGATATTGACCTTGTTGACGCCGGAGGCCAGGCAGGTGGTGTCGGACAGAGGGCTCATCTTATCGCCGAAGTAGGCGCCGCAGATAACCGCGCCGGCTGTCATTCCCGGAGGAATGCCCAAAACGGAGCCCATGCCCATGGCCGCGATGCCCATGGTTCCGGCGGTGGTGTAGGTGCTGCCGGTGGAAAGGCCGGTGATCATGCAGATGATGTTGATGGTCAGCAGGAAGAACTTGGGATTGATGATCTTCAGCCCGTAGTAGATCATGGCGGGCACAACGCCGCCCTGAATCCAGGAGCCGATGACCATGCCGATGACCATGATGACAATGAGGGACTGAAGTGCCGCGGAGATGGTGTTGACAATGCCGGCCTCCAGCTCAGCCCAGGTCATTCCGGTTCTCAGGGCGATGATCGCCGCAATGGCCGTGGCCGCGATGAAGGGCATCTGGGCGTCTCCCTTGCCTGCCATGATGACATAGGAGACCATCACCATCATTGCAAGCATTGCGATCGTGGATTCCAGCAGGGTTGGGTCTCTTCGGACTCGCTGCTTTTTTTCTTTCGCCATTGTTCTTTTCCTCCTCTAAAAGCACACTTTATCTGATTGGATCTGCTTATGCCTTAACGGGATAGACCAGCTGCTGGCGGTATCCCGTGATGACACGGATATGGCCGGAAAGTCTTTGGCTGGTCGCCCCATCGTCCAGGTCGACAAAAAAGGGCGAACCGTTTAAATCTACTATTTTCTGCAAAGTTGCGATGACGGTGATATGCTCAGGGCCCACCATCTGAATGACGCGGCTGCTCAGCTGCTGGTTGCCCCGCCCAAAGAGGCACCCCTGGCCGCCGATGGGAGTGATGATCAGCTCAGAGCGCTTGCCCTCTATCAGGCGCAGCAGCTCCTCCTCGCCCACATCCCGGGCCACAATTTTTCGGTTTTGGATCACGTCCACGCCCAAAAGCGTCTTCTCCAGACCCAAATAGTCGGTGACGCACCGGGTGGTGGTGCCGGCGCCCAGGATATACAGGCAGTCCGGTTCCATGTGCTCCACGATCTCCGTGGCGATGGCGTTGAGGGCGGAGCGCTCGTTGGAGCTGCCGGCCTTGAGCTTTTGCACCATCTCCTCGGCAAAGGGCACCGGGAGGTATCCATAGAGCTTTGCGCTGACATGTCCGCTGCGGTAGGCCTCCTCGTCGATGTCCATCACCTCCAGCTCCCGGAGGGCGGTGATGCGCCCCTCTATGAACTGCGCGGCCAGGCGGCCGGCGCTCTGGGGGTTTTTGGCAAACACGGCGGAGTGAATCTTGACCCCGGCGGGGATCCCGATGGCCGGAATCTTCCCGCCGGTGGCCTGGTAGATGTTGCGGGCCGTGCCGTCTCCGCCGGCAAACAGCAGCAAATCCACGCCCTGCTCCACCATTGCCCGGGCCGCCGCCTCCGTATCCTGGGGCGTGGTGGGCTCGCTTACCGAAAGGGGAAGCACTTCCGGACTCAGCCCCGCGCTCAGGCACTCGCTCTGCCCCATCTGTCCGGGACAGGTGATCACCCGTGCCTTCCGCGCTCCGGCCGCCAGCGCCTCAAGCGCCGTCAGCGCCCGCCGCGGAGACTCCTGCTTCGCGCCCCGCTCCCAGGCCAAGCGCTGGATTTCAGGGCCGTCGCTGCCCTTGAGTCCAACCCTTCCCCCAATGCCGGCAAGGGGATTGACAATAACGCCGATTTTCTTCTCCTGTTCGTCCATTGCTTATCTGGTCTTGGCAACCTTCTTCTGATACATTTTCCAGGTGAACGCCCACTTGCTCTCGTCCTTCATGCCGCTGTCGTCTCCCTGGGCGATGGTGCTGTTGTGGGGTGCGGTGCGGATGATGTCCGGATTGGTGCGGGCTTCGTGGAAGAGTGTCTCAAAGATGGTGGCATACTCATCCAGATCGTGCTTGGAATAGGTCTCCGAGGGCTCCAGCGTAAAGGGCTGGGGCACCAGCCAGGGATGGTGGCTGGTATAGAAATCGGTGACGCCGTAGTCCACGATCCGCCGGGAAAGATCGTCGCTGGTGATACCCGTCTCCTCAAACAGCTTCTGCATGCTGTAGCGGACCTGCTCCACCCGGTGGTGGCCTTCGGAGTAGGGAATGGTGACTCCGTCGATTTTGCTGATCAGCGTCATCAGGTAGTTGTTGTTCAGCGTGGCGGTCTCGCCCACCTTCTTGATCCCCTCGGCGCCCAGGTTCATAATCCAGGCATAGGACTTGAGGACGATGTTGACGTTGCCCATAAAGCCCTTGATCTTGCCGATGCTGTCGGGACGGTCGTAGTCCAGGCCGTACTTTTCTCCGTCAAAGGTGACCACGGGGGCGGGCAGGAACTTCTCCAGCTCCTTTTTCACGCCGACGACGCCGCAGGCGGGGCCGGAGCCGCCGTGGGGGGCGGCGAAGGTCTTGTGCAGGTTGAAGTGACACAGATCAAAGCCCGCCTCTCTGGCCCGGGCAATGCCCAGAATGCCGTTGGTATTGGCCTGATCGTAGGCGCACAGGCCGCCCACCGAGTGGACCAGGTCCGTGAACTCCTTCATATGGGGGTTATAAATGCCCGTATCCTCCGGGTTGGTCATCATCAGACCCGCGGTGCGCTCGGAGAGCACGGCCTTGAGGGCCTCCACACTGGGATAGCCGTTTTCATCGGGGTACAGGGTGATCACCTTGAAGCCGGCCACGTTTGGCGTGGCGGCGTCGGCCGGGTGGGAGAAGATGGTGGTGATGATCTCATCGCGCTGCTCGCCCTCGCCCCTTGACTCATGGTAGGCCCGGATGATGCAGGCGTTTGTGAAAATGCCAGCCGTGCCGCCGCTGGGATGGAAGGAGAAGGCATCCATGCCGGAGATGGCGTGGAACAGCTCCTCGGAGCGGTGGACGATCTCCAGCATGCCCTGGACCGTGGACTCATCCTGGGCGGGATGGAGTTCCGTGACCTTGGGAGACTTCGCCAGCTCCTCGTCGATCTTGGGGTTGTACTTCATGGTGCAGGTGCCCTGCCCCAGGTCGATGTTCAGGTCGTTGCCCAGGCACATCTGGGAAAGGCGCATATAGTGACGGATCACCTGGGGCTGGGACATCTCCGGCAGGCGGGGCGCTTCCTTGCGCACCACGTTCTCCGGCAAAGACGCCAGCACATCGCCCACCGCCTGGGCCACCTTCTCCTCCGTCCGGGGGATCAGGATGCCCCGCTCGCCGGGGGAGGACAGGTCGAAGATCACAGGCTCATGCCAGGAAGCGGCGTGAAACTCCCGATTGATTCTGGTATTGTACATCATTTTATTTCACAGCCTCCTTCAGTGCGGCCGCCAGCTGTTCCAGGTCGGCTGCGCGGTGAACTTCAGTGATGCAGTAGAGCGCCGACTGCCCCAACTCGGGGAAGTCGCCGGACAGGTCCTTGCCGCCGAATACGCCCTGCTCCAACAGGATCTGGTTGATTTCCTTTACGCTCTTCCCCGTGGCGTTGAAATCCACGACAAATTCGTGGAACATGGGGCCGGAGAAGACGTCTGCCTTCACGCCGGGAAGCTCTCCGATCAGCTTCTTGCCGTAGCGGGCACGCTCCATCATGGTCTTGCCGATCTCGTACATGCCCTGGGGGCCCATGGTTGCCAGGTACACACCGGCGGTGATGCTGGAGAGGGTCTGGAGACTACCGGTGAAGTCCGGAGAGGTCTCACGCTTGATGTAAGAGCTGAACTGCTTGGTGGGCTTTCCGAAATAGAGGTCCCCGTTCTCCTCCGGGAACACGCTCAGCGGAGGAGAGGGATGCTGAATCAGGAAGCACTCGTCGTCGCTGGTGGAGATAAAGCCGCACAGGCCGCCGCCATAGTTCATGTGAAGGCCCAACGGCTGCACGTCGCCGCAGATGATATCCGCCTGATAGGATTTGGGGCTTGCAAGCACGCCCAAGGAGATGGGATTCACGCCCACCACCACAAGAGCGCCCTTCTCATGGGCCAGGCGGGCAATCTCCGCGCCCTGGGTCTCGATGACGCCGAAATAGGACGGGCACTCAAAGTACACGCAGGCGGTATCGCCGGTGAGCTTGGATTTCAGGTCCTCCAAGTCCAGAAGCCCGCTCTCCCGATCATAGGCCAGATCCTTCAGGTCCATGGCCGGACGGCAGAAGTTGTGCATGTGGGAGCGCTTGTCAGCGCTGATGCTGCGGGCGATCAGAGCCTCTTTGCGCCCTGTGATGCGGGATGCCATCAGCAAAGAGCTGCTTGCCGCAGCCAGGCCATCATAGGTGATGCTGACCACATCCGTGTCCAGCAGCTCCGCCATCATGCTCATGTACTCGAACATGGCCTGATACTTGCCCTGGTCGGCGTAGTAGCCGGCGTCATAGGCGGTGACGAATTCGCCGCGTCCGGCAATCTCGTTGCACACCGCGGGCACGTGGTGCTGATAGCACCCTGCGCCCAAAAAGTTTAGGTTCTCTCCGCAGGTCTTGTTTTTTGCCAGGATTTTCTCCACATGCTGCTTGAGCTCACACTCGGAGAGGAAGGGCTCGGGCAGGTCCAGCTCCTTTTTGAACTTGACCTCCTCCGGAATATCCTCATAGAGCTCTTCAATGTTTTTGATTCCAATGGTGTCCAGCATACTCTCCCTGACATCCTCCACTGAGTTTGGGATGTAGGGGTGGACAAAGGGCTTATTTTTCATCGGTACTCCCTCCTTTGAACATTACCTCCACTGATATTCAGATACCTTGGTCCGCGGGCTGCAAAGCATCCTTAATTCATGGCCGCTTTTTCCGCCGTTTTCTGCTCAGTCCCGCGCCCGGACGGCGCGGTTCCGTGGTTCCCATGGTCGACTTCTCTTCCTCGACCTCCCTTTGAAAGTCTTCATACCACTTTTTATCCTCATCGGAAATCGACTTCCGATCGAGATTGATGACGTGTTCCACAATGAATCGTTTGGACCCCAGTCCGATCAGCGCCACGGCGGCCAGGGCCCCGGCGATTCCCGCCGGATCGCCCCACCGCATGCCGGCGTAATGAAACACCGCCCCGGTCACAAGGCCGGCAAGGGCAAAAAAGCAAAGGACCAGTCTGTCAATCTTTTTGATCCGGATGTAGTCGATTCCGCTTCCGATCAGGGCGAACCCCAGCATCCACAGTGAAATCGGTATTTTTTCCGCCAGCATGGCCTCCCCCTCCCGCAGTTCCGGAATCCGGACTGCTCTTTGTCCTGATCCCCTTCCCAAGGAAGGGTCCGCGTGATCCGCTGAGCTTCTTACTCGCCCAGGCAGACCATCCGGCCGTCCTTCACGATCAGCTCATCGTCAAAGGTAATGGTGGGATTGTACTGCACCATGTCGATGTGCACCGTGGAGCGGGCGGGCTGTCCGTAATAAAACCCGTTGCCCATTGCGATGTGGCAGGTGCCACGGGCCTTTTTCTCCTCTTCAAAGTCCCCGTTGAACAAACACGCCGGGTTCAGGCCAATACCGATCTCTGCGATGTTGTCGGAGTCCTTGACCTCGCTGATCTGGCGGCGGATTTCACGGCAGATCTTGGCGTCGCCGCCGACCACTTCCACAATGCGGCCGTTCTCAACCTTCAGCTCCACCGGCGTGATGGGGCATCCGTAGTAGCAGATGGGGCCGTCGATCACCAGCTTGCCGTGGGTGGTGCCGATCACGGGTCCTAAGGAGACCTCGCCGTCGGACCAGGCCATGGCGTCGCCGGGATTGCGGGCAATGCCGCACTCGATGATGGGATCCATGTCGTTCATCTCCATGTATAGA
This window of the Dysosmobacter acutus genome carries:
- the gcvPB gene encoding aminomethyl-transferring glycine dehydrogenase subunit GcvPB produces the protein MMYNTRINREFHAASWHEPVIFDLSSPGERGILIPRTEEKVAQAVGDVLASLPENVVRKEAPRLPEMSQPQVIRHYMRLSQMCLGNDLNIDLGQGTCTMKYNPKIDEELAKSPKVTELHPAQDESTVQGMLEIVHRSEELFHAISGMDAFSFHPSGGTAGIFTNACIIRAYHESRGEGEQRDEIITTIFSHPADAATPNVAGFKVITLYPDENGYPSVEALKAVLSERTAGLMMTNPEDTGIYNPHMKEFTDLVHSVGGLCAYDQANTNGILGIARAREAGFDLCHFNLHKTFAAPHGGSGPACGVVGVKKELEKFLPAPVVTFDGEKYGLDYDRPDSIGKIKGFMGNVNIVLKSYAWIMNLGAEGIKKVGETATLNNNYLMTLISKIDGVTIPYSEGHHRVEQVRYSMQKLFEETGITSDDLSRRIVDYGVTDFYTSHHPWLVPQPFTLEPSETYSKHDLDEYATIFETLFHEARTNPDIIRTAPHNSTIAQGDDSGMKDESKWAFTWKMYQKKVAKTR
- the nhaC gene encoding Na+/H+ antiporter NhaC produces the protein MAKEKKQRVRRDPTLLESTIAMLAMMVMVSYVIMAGKGDAQMPFIAATAIAAIIALRTGMTWAELEAGIVNTISAALQSLIVIMVIGMVIGSWIQGGVVPAMIYYGLKIINPKFFLLTINIICMITGLSTGSTYTTAGTMGIAAMGMGSVLGIPPGMTAGAVICGAYFGDKMSPLSDTTCLASGVNKVNIFVHIRHMVWTVTPAVVFTWVMFTVLGLRYAPTSALEMGAIDAMLDGIAGSFQLSPWLLLPMALVILMIIFQVPALPGILGVSILGAICSIIQGHGLADIIDALHYGYVSETGIEAVDQLLTRGGMDSMMWTVSFIICVLAFGGVMDVSGMLRTIINAILKRVRRDGTVYLCAVLTCLLLNIVAADNYVAIVMTARMYRRPFAERGMMMQNLSRICEDVGSITSPLVPWNTCAIIMTGFLGVGPLVYGPYCFLNWSCGIFSIIYGYTGFTIARKNPEELMKEIDDPDFVEPREIHKPWISKPIQSLEKV
- a CDS encoding aminopeptidase; amino-acid sequence: MEDNRIIECVERADYLLSNLMAVKPGEEVLIAIDPETDMRMANAMAAAALKCGAEYNISMMPIRGKDKATIFPKTLEKAMEACDVFVGMTTASGAAIYNNRLKELINEKKLREVSICLRSIDNFTRGGALADYEKVYADGQRLQAIWRGHKKAHITTPAGTDLYMEMNDMDPIIECGIARNPGDAMAWSDGEVSLGPVIGTTHGKLVIDGPICYYGCPITPVELKVENGRIVEVVGGDAKICREIRRQISEVKDSDNIAEIGIGLNPACLFNGDFEEEKKARGTCHIAMGNGFYYGQPARSTVHIDMVQYNPTITFDDELIVKDGRMVCLGE
- the nhaC gene encoding Na+/H+ antiporter NhaC, which produces MEETKTSNSEMVKRPPFWVSLAIVIFLSVILVAQLIVYGSPDVHMTMIFAIVFTAVILMATGTKWETIEEGIVHGSSIAIIPMLILMFIGMLISTLIACGTIPTLIYYGLKIINPKFFLVTAALVCSVCSIVTGSSWTTGGTFGVAFMAIGEGLGIPAPITAGAVISGAVIGDKMSPCSDSTNLAPAVAECNIFDHIKAMMVTTFPAYIVCIIIYFLIGMRYSADSINEEAFDAILKGVSANWSVSAGHVLLSLIPLAVVLFLAIKKKSALATMVIASIVAMIIAMIVKGYSFGEMMSTMNYGFSIDTGNEFLNRLLNRGGIQNMLWTCSLGYIALPFGGILEKTGVMESLLEKLKKFTTTAKGVIISHNIFGIIVNFLSGSQMVAILLPGRLMLPAYKKLHIKNQICSRVCEDGATCTSPLVPWGLCGVTFASCLGVATVEYMPYAFLCYLVPVVSCLWGCFGIGTQYEDGYGPVKGQKK
- the gcvPA gene encoding aminomethyl-transferring glycine dehydrogenase subunit GcvPA, which produces MKNKPFVHPYIPNSVEDVRESMLDTIGIKNIEELYEDIPEEVKFKKELDLPEPFLSECELKQHVEKILAKNKTCGENLNFLGAGCYQHHVPAVCNEIAGRGEFVTAYDAGYYADQGKYQAMFEYMSMMAELLDTDVVSITYDGLAAASSSLLMASRITGRKEALIARSISADKRSHMHNFCRPAMDLKDLAYDRESGLLDLEDLKSKLTGDTACVYFECPSYFGVIETQGAEIARLAHEKGALVVVGVNPISLGVLASPKSYQADIICGDVQPLGLHMNYGGGLCGFISTSDDECFLIQHPSPPLSVFPEENGDLYFGKPTKQFSSYIKRETSPDFTGSLQTLSSITAGVYLATMGPQGMYEIGKTMMERARYGKKLIGELPGVKADVFSGPMFHEFVVDFNATGKSVKEINQILLEQGVFGGKDLSGDFPELGQSALYCITEVHRAADLEQLAAALKEAVK
- a CDS encoding glycerol dehydrogenase produces the protein MFQAIVFPPKYIQGQGALKEIGHYVEQIGKRALLVGDEISFSLGADTICQSLSDHGVDCVKMMFGGECTHQEIARIAEQAKEENRDTIIGLGAGKVVDASRAASFQCDCKLVVVPTAVSSTAPISSSSVVYTEQHTFDVELEFPANPHLTLVDTDLIVTAPPAHLMAGIGDALAAWYEGEACDKSRAKVVDGGARTHTISVLTKACKENLFTYSLEARRSCETKVVTPAFERVVEAILLMAGLSFEGPSCAAAHAIDTGMLNTFEELQSFKHGEIVAFTTLGEIVLGQYPADEVKNYVALTNALGLPVCLKDFGIDAKADRDRLMLAAERACGRKIMSNEPFKATPELIYNAILAADTLGSYYGGRD
- a CDS encoding SDR family NAD(P)-dependent oxidoreductase is translated as MVKKYEELKGKRVVVTGGASGIGKATVQRFVDEGAKVVAFDINAKALETLKTEISGLAGTATVDVSSEESVVRGFETVDALIGGIDVLVSNAGISIRKDFMETDFAQWRKVMGINLDGMFLCSMEAAKRMLPQKSGVILMTASTNGMEAHRYYADYNASKAGVILFSRTLALEFAPYIRVNSVCPGYVLTPMQRAEYTEEMMAAVNEAIPMKRHAAPEEVAALYAFLASDEAKYITGQHIPIDGGETA
- a CDS encoding ATP-NAD kinase family protein; this encodes MDEQEKKIGVIVNPLAGIGGRVGLKGSDGPEIQRLAWERGAKQESPRRALTALEALAAGARKARVITCPGQMGQSECLSAGLSPEVLPLSVSEPTTPQDTEAAARAMVEQGVDLLLFAGGDGTARNIYQATGGKIPAIGIPAGVKIHSAVFAKNPQSAGRLAAQFIEGRITALRELEVMDIDEEAYRSGHVSAKLYGYLPVPFAEEMVQKLKAGSSNERSALNAIATEIVEHMEPDCLYILGAGTTTRCVTDYLGLEKTLLGVDVIQNRKIVARDVGEEELLRLIEGKRSELIITPIGGQGCLFGRGNQQLSSRVIQMVGPEHITVIATLQKIVDLNGSPFFVDLDDGATSQRLSGHIRVITGYRQQLVYPVKA